A genomic stretch from Coffea arabica cultivar ET-39 chromosome 10c, Coffea Arabica ET-39 HiFi, whole genome shotgun sequence includes:
- the LOC140015901 gene encoding uncharacterized protein — MRKFESEMDALKECDHNAHKWLVDNTNPTQWSRSHFRETTKCDILLNNLCESFNSVILEAREKPVLGMLETIRIYLMDRMWIKREWMKKRTDVICPKIQKSLKRPKLRLPPILLDTQTAKDSKCGISTLEPMLLMSIDAHARVESGSTWDCPCCHAVCCIPLINATPEDHVHNCYSREAYLAAYEPAIAPLLGPNAWRDSGKILILPPKKLRLSDRPKKARRREPNEPRKLVGHGTGRGPSLNSSKCQRYGHNRRTCPTSHPKGHSDVVGTDLDHSQAAQLRGEQPVAGEGCQVDIQIVVHEENVSSAHSTEVVELKKKIKCYFC, encoded by the exons ATGCGCAAATTTGAGAGTGAGATGGATGCTTTAAAAGAGTGTGACCACAATGCTCATAAGTGGCTGGTGGATAATACAAACCCAACACAATGGTCAAGATCACACTTCAGAGAAACAACTAAGTGCGATATCCTACTAAATAACCTTTGTGAGAGTTTCAATTCTGTGATCTTGGAAGCTAGAGAGAAACCAGTCCTGGGTATGTTGGAGACCATTAGAATTTACCTCATGGATAGGATGTGGATAAAAAGAGAATGGATGAAGAAGAGAACTGATGTAATATgtccaaaaattcaaaaaagctTGAAAAGGCCAAAATTGAGGCTGCCACCAATATTGCTAGACACTCAGACGGCAAAAGATTCAAAGTGCGGCATATCTACGTTGGAACCTATGTTGTTGATGTCGATAGACGCACATGCACGTGTAGAAAGTGGGAGCACATGGGATTGCCCCTGTTGCCATGCAGTTTGCTGTATTCCACTAATAAATGCTACACCAGAGGACCACGTGCACAACTGCTACTCGAGAGAGGCATATTTGGCTGCGTATGAGCCAGCTATTGCTCCATTACTGGGACCTAAtgcttggagggattctggtAAGATCCTGATCCTACCACCAAAGAAGTTGAGACTTTCTGATAGGCCAAAAAAAGCAAGGAGGAGGGAACCAAATGAACCTCGAAAA TTAGTTGGCCATGGCACTGGAAGGGGGCCTTCTCTCAATAGTAGCAAATGTCAACGGTATGGTCACAATCGAAGAACATGTCCAACTAGTCATCCCAAGGGCCACTCTGATGTTGTAGGGACTGACTTAGACCATAGCCAGGCTG CACAACTAAGAGGTGAACAACCTGTTGCTGGTGAAGGCTGTCAAGTGGACATACAAATTGTTGTTCATGAAGAAAATG TTTCAAGTGCACATTCCACTGAAGTTGTTGAACTAAAGAAGAAAATCAAATGCTACTTCTGTTGA